AGGTCGATGTTAAGAGGGTCGGACTCAGGCGTGAGCGTGTACTGCTGCGTGCTTTTCTCGGTGCCGGGGGCAAACGCCACCACGGTCCAGGTGCCCTCGGGGAGGTTGAACTTGTACTCGCCGTCGGCGTCGGTGCGGGCTTCCCACACGAAGTCGCCGGACGGGCCGTTGATACGGATGTATGCACCTTCGGTGGGCGTTCCCGCGACCACGACCTTGCCGGTCATCTGAAGGGTCACCAGCTCAGCCTCGGGCGGAGCCAGTCGGAGAGGGCGTCGATGCCGACGCGCTCCTGCTTCATGGAATCACGATCCCTGATG
The genomic region above belongs to Actinomycetota bacterium and contains:
- a CDS encoding carboxypeptidase regulatory-like domain-containing protein, whose product is MTLQMTGKVVVAGTPTEGAYIRINGPSGDFVWEARTDADGEYKFNLPEGTWTVVAFAPGTEKSTQQYTLTPESDPLNIDLRPE